The following coding sequences lie in one Clupea harengus chromosome 23, Ch_v2.0.2, whole genome shotgun sequence genomic window:
- the valopb gene encoding vertebrate ancient long opsin b: MESFVLSVNGVSFTEATEKFEPENPFEGPLSYVSPWTYTFLACLMFLVTSLSLSENFTVMLVTFKYKQLRKPLNYIIVNLSVADFFVSLIGGSISFLNNANGYFVLGNWACVTEGFAVTYLGIVALWSLAILAFERFFVICRPLKNVRLGGKHAALGLLFVWTFSFIWTIPPVLGWNSYTVSKIGTTCEPNWYSTDYKDHMFIITFFTTCFILPLGVIIGSYGKLMQKLRKVSNTHGRLGSARKPDREVARMVIVMIMAFMIGWAPYAVFAITVTVCPTIHMDPRVAAAPAFFAKTAAAYNPIIYVFMNKQFRKCLVHMFKGGTASLDSTHINQTSERGTTAESHMGEMSTIAARVPLSVCNMERTQEEDEDNEDEVMARGVEEKHSENNGGTNKLPINENKVCPL; the protein is encoded by the exons ATGGAGTCTTTTGTCTTGTCAGTGAACGGGGTTTCTTTCACCGAAGCTACGGAGAAATTCGAACCCGAGAATCCGTTCGAAGGACCCCTCTCATACGTTTCGCCATGGACCTATACTTTTTTGGCGTGCTTAATGTTCCTTGTGACCTCGCTTTCCCTCTCTGAGAACTTCACCGTTATGCTGGTGACTTTTAAATACAAGCAGCTTAGGAAACCCTTAAATTATATAATCGTAAACTTATCCGTTGCAGATTTTTTTGTGTCACTCATTGGAGGGTCCATAAGTTTTCTAAACAACGCAAATGGCTACTTTGTCCTGGGCAACTGGGCTTGCGTCACAGAAGGATTCGCCGTCACATATCTGG GTATAGTGGCTCTGTGGTCTTTGGCCATTCTGGCTTTCGAGCGCTTCTTTGTCATCTGCCGACCGCTAAAGAACGTGCGTCTTGGGGGAAAGCATGCCGCTTTGGGTCTCCTCTTTGTCTGGACCTTCTCGTTCATCTGGACCATCCCACCGGTGCTAGGCTGGAACAGCTACACAGTCAGCAAGATTGGAACCACCTGTGAACCTAATTG GTACTCGACTGACTACAAAGAccatatgttcatcattaccTTCTTTACCACCTGCTTCATCCTGCCCCTGGGAGTGATTATCGGCTCTTATGGCAAGCTCATGCAGAAGCTCAGAAAG GTGTCAAACACCCACGGGCGACTCGGCAGTGCCAGGAAGCCCGACAGGGAGGTGGCACGCATGGTCATCGTCATGATAATGGCATTCATGATCGGCTGGGCGCCCTACGCAGTCTTCGCCATTACGGTCACAGTCTGTCCCACCATCCATATGGACCCCAGGGTGGCTGCAGCCCCTGCCTTCTTTGCCAAGACTGCCGCGGCCTACAACCCAATCATCTATGTGTTCATGAACAAGCAG TTCAGGAAGTGCCTCGTTCACATGTTCAAGGGTGGCACGGCCAGCCTGGACTCCACTCACATCAACCAGACGTCGGAGCGCGGCACCACGGCCGAGAGCCACATGGGGGAGATGTCCACCATCGCCGCCCGTgtgcccctctctgtctgcaaCATGGAGCGCAcgcaggaggaggatgaagataaTGAAGATGAGGTGATGGCtagaggggtggaggagaagcACAGCGAGAACAACGGCGGAACCAACAAGCTCCCCATCAACGAGAACAAAGTGTGCCCTCTCTGA